A genomic stretch from Nocardia wallacei includes:
- a CDS encoding DUF742 domain-containing protein — MSRHRRDPDLVRAYVRTGGRSRASRVLDLVTLVVVAQDPPPGLSPDGRRVMSVCSRRGALSIAEIAAYLDLPPSVVKIIASDLLDSGHLVNPAPADQVPELALLEEVLNGLRALAV, encoded by the coding sequence ATGAGCAGGCATCGTCGCGACCCCGACCTGGTACGGGCGTATGTGCGCACGGGTGGACGCTCGCGCGCGAGCCGGGTGCTCGATCTGGTCACCCTGGTTGTGGTGGCGCAGGACCCGCCGCCGGGGCTGAGCCCCGACGGGCGGCGGGTGATGAGCGTGTGCAGCCGGCGCGGCGCCCTGTCGATCGCCGAGATCGCCGCCTATCTCGATCTTCCGCCCTCGGTGGTCAAGATCATCGCATCCGATCTGTTGGACAGCGGCCATCTGGTCAATCCGGCACCCGCCGACCAGGTTCCGGAACTCGCCTTGCTGGAGGAGGTACTCAATGGGCTCCGCGCTCTCGCCGTCTGA
- a CDS encoding roadblock/LC7 domain-containing protein, producing the protein MGTPGTAVSDGNKLAWMLEDLNVPGVRFAVLLSEDGLRIAQIGEISVDDAERFAAAASGLRSLGKALGEFCGAANSVRQNMTEYDDGMIFITAAGEGALIGVSTTSQVDVSLVAHRMNELAARVGRELGSLPRTR; encoded by the coding sequence ATGGGCACACCCGGTACAGCCGTCAGTGACGGCAACAAACTGGCCTGGATGCTCGAGGACCTCAACGTTCCCGGCGTCCGCTTCGCCGTCCTGCTTTCCGAAGACGGCCTGCGGATCGCGCAGATCGGCGAGATCTCCGTCGACGACGCCGAACGATTCGCCGCCGCGGCCTCCGGCCTGCGGTCGCTGGGCAAGGCGCTCGGTGAATTCTGCGGCGCGGCGAATTCGGTGCGGCAGAACATGACCGAATACGACGACGGGATGATCTTCATTACCGCCGCCGGGGAAGGCGCGCTGATCGGCGTATCCACCACCTCGCAGGTGGACGTCAGTCTGGTCGCGCATCGGATGAACGAGCTCGCGGCGCGGGTGGGCCGCGAACTCGGCAGCCTGCCGCGCACGCGGTAG
- a CDS encoding sensor histidine kinase, with protein sequence MTISWILAAVLILAVAAALYAAYYAVHQRSRAETAEQALRGQEDELEQFTTSTMPYVADAVRRSEVTVEIPVAGGQTRLGQLLHALGERYIGDLRMMQAETRDRARREADYEAQQAAARAEAKARTDTENAAREATSAAVRAFGTSVVSLGADVSQVVSTALREHRGDDVYETLTRIDHSVQQMIRQAQSYVIVCGGLPGRRWPQQALTDVVGGAVGRVRDFTRVRPHQLDRVVISRAVEPLVHTLATLLDNALRYSPPTSFVDVTFQEGHHGVTVIVDDAGVRMNAEQMEEARQVLAGERVVDIHQLGPAPRVGFPGIAALARRYGFTVYIDGPNTYGGMRAMVYVPEALLAPRESTTPELEAGTPPMISAAPEPATSPSARHGFDRETADSGQAPVRMTGGAHTVTTEGLRTGGTDDIRATASGPRPLTTSGAHAAATDDQFVTANEAEDESESISTVHEITPGGLPRRRRRTVSVSTLSRGPDTDTELPRPDIAAAWQSGTQSGRTSAAHENTEGMTS encoded by the coding sequence GTGACGATTTCGTGGATCCTCGCTGCAGTTCTCATATTGGCCGTCGCGGCGGCGCTGTATGCGGCGTACTACGCCGTACATCAGCGCTCGCGCGCCGAGACGGCCGAACAGGCGCTGCGCGGGCAAGAGGACGAACTCGAACAGTTCACCACCAGCACCATGCCCTATGTGGCCGATGCGGTACGCCGATCCGAGGTGACGGTGGAGATACCGGTCGCCGGCGGGCAGACCCGCCTGGGGCAGCTGCTGCACGCACTCGGCGAGCGCTATATCGGCGATCTCCGCATGATGCAGGCCGAGACCCGCGACCGGGCCCGCCGCGAGGCCGACTACGAGGCGCAGCAGGCAGCCGCCCGGGCCGAGGCCAAGGCCCGCACCGATACCGAGAACGCCGCCCGCGAGGCGACAAGCGCCGCGGTGCGCGCCTTCGGCACCTCGGTGGTCAGCCTCGGCGCCGACGTGAGCCAGGTGGTGAGCACCGCGCTACGTGAGCACCGCGGTGACGATGTGTACGAGACGCTGACCCGCATCGACCACAGTGTCCAGCAGATGATCCGCCAGGCGCAGTCCTACGTGATCGTGTGTGGTGGCCTGCCCGGTCGCCGCTGGCCGCAGCAGGCGCTCACCGACGTCGTCGGTGGCGCCGTCGGCCGCGTCCGCGACTTCACCCGCGTGCGGCCGCACCAGCTCGACCGCGTCGTGATCAGCCGCGCGGTGGAACCGCTGGTACACACGCTGGCGACGCTGCTGGACAACGCGCTGCGCTACTCGCCGCCCACCTCGTTCGTCGACGTCACCTTCCAGGAAGGTCACCACGGCGTCACCGTGATCGTCGACGACGCGGGTGTGCGCATGAACGCCGAGCAGATGGAAGAGGCCCGGCAGGTGCTCGCCGGCGAGCGCGTGGTCGACATCCACCAGCTCGGACCCGCTCCGCGGGTGGGTTTCCCGGGCATCGCCGCCCTGGCCCGCCGCTACGGGTTCACCGTGTACATCGACGGCCCCAACACCTACGGTGGCATGCGGGCCATGGTCTACGTCCCCGAGGCGCTGCTGGCCCCGCGCGAATCCACCACTCCGGAGCTCGAGGCCGGTACGCCGCCGATGATCTCCGCGGCTCCCGAGCCGGCCACCTCGCCCTCGGCACGGCACGGATTCGACCGGGAGACCGCGGATTCCGGCCAGGCCCCCGTCCGGATGACGGGCGGAGCACACACGGTGACAACGGAGGGATTGCGTACGGGCGGGACGGACGACATCCGGGCCACCGCATCGGGCCCGCGGCCTCTGACCACCAGCGGCGCGCACGCCGCAGCGACGGATGATCAGTTTGTGACAGCGAACGAAGCCGAGGACGAATCCGAATCCATATCGACCGTCCACGAAATCACACCGGGCGGGTTGCCGCGTCGCCGACGCCGGACCGTGTCGGTGTCCACGCTGTCGCGTGGGCCGGACACCGATACCGAACTCCCCCGCCCCGATATCGCCGCCGCGTGGCAGAGCGGCACCCAGAGCGGCCGCACGTCTGCCGCGCACGAAAACACCGAAGGGATGACATCCTGA
- a CDS encoding aminoglycoside phosphotransferase family protein, whose translation MPIALPPEVESTIRTVFEERGEQWLRRLPAVVDKLCAGWGLELIGDSLRGGTHSFVAPVRRADGSVAVLKVPVVDEENVGEPAGLRCYGGDGAVRMYDFDATSGALLLEWARPGTPLLRQPGFPSLEGRPEHADKIELAGRLYRRLRRPPTGIGEEFPALPEAAAMVADWTVLFGHPNAEVAQVIPRVLFDRAATWCETLAVPDGPLLIVNRDTHLGNILAAEREPWLLIDPKPYLGEAAFDAGFLIMIQTQCAPTTEQARRVVRHTARALEVDPERARGWAFMRALEEVAYAVEDDEPDMVRLHLAVAHALADS comes from the coding sequence ATGCCGATCGCGCTGCCGCCCGAGGTCGAGTCGACAATTCGCACCGTCTTCGAGGAGCGGGGTGAACAGTGGTTGCGCCGGTTGCCCGCGGTGGTGGACAAACTCTGCGCCGGTTGGGGTCTGGAGCTGATCGGGGATTCCTTGCGCGGGGGCACGCATTCCTTCGTGGCGCCGGTGCGGCGTGCGGACGGGTCGGTCGCGGTGCTGAAGGTCCCGGTGGTCGACGAGGAGAATGTCGGCGAACCGGCCGGGCTGCGCTGCTACGGCGGCGACGGCGCGGTACGGATGTACGACTTCGATGCCACCTCCGGAGCGCTGCTGCTGGAGTGGGCCCGGCCGGGCACGCCGCTGCTGCGCCAGCCCGGCTTCCCGAGTCTGGAGGGGCGTCCCGAGCACGCCGACAAGATCGAACTGGCCGGTCGGCTGTATCGCCGCCTGCGACGGCCGCCGACCGGGATCGGCGAAGAGTTCCCCGCCCTGCCCGAAGCGGCCGCCATGGTCGCCGACTGGACGGTTCTGTTCGGCCACCCGAATGCCGAAGTCGCGCAGGTGATTCCGCGTGTCCTGTTCGACCGGGCGGCCACCTGGTGCGAGACGCTCGCCGTCCCGGACGGGCCGTTGCTGATCGTCAACCGCGACACCCACCTGGGCAATATCCTGGCCGCCGAGCGGGAACCCTGGTTGCTCATCGACCCGAAACCGTACCTGGGCGAGGCCGCCTTCGACGCCGGCTTCCTGATCATGATCCAAACGCAGTGCGCACCGACGACCGAGCAGGCCCGGCGAGTCGTGCGGCACACCGCCCGCGCCCTCGAGGTCGACCCGGAACGCGCCCGGGGCTGGGCGTTCATGCGTGCGCTGGAGGAAGTCGCGTACGCGGTGGAGGACGACGAACCGGACATGGTGCGGCTGCACCTGGCCGTCGCGCACGCCCTCGCGGATAGTTGA
- a CDS encoding DUF1707 domain-containing protein, translating to MGNENLRASDADREKYVARLRLAMDEGRLNLPEFDERVQRVYTARTYGELEPLLSDLPAQRISPHAERSSAGRVPTWVLIMWTPWVFVNLLCVVIWLATGMGYFWPFWVEVPWGLALCIPTAIGVITNRR from the coding sequence GTGGGGAACGAGAACTTGCGGGCGTCCGACGCCGATCGCGAGAAGTATGTCGCGCGTCTGCGCCTCGCCATGGACGAGGGCCGGTTGAATCTGCCCGAATTCGACGAGCGGGTGCAGCGGGTATATACCGCCCGGACGTACGGCGAACTGGAGCCGCTGCTGTCCGACCTTCCGGCCCAGCGCATTTCGCCGCACGCCGAGCGGTCGTCCGCGGGCCGGGTGCCGACGTGGGTGCTGATCATGTGGACCCCGTGGGTCTTCGTCAATCTGCTGTGCGTGGTGATCTGGCTGGCCACGGGAATGGGCTACTTCTGGCCGTTCTGGGTCGAGGTCCCGTGGGGCCTGGCCCTCTGCATCCCCACCGCCATCGGCGTCATCACCAACCGCCGCTGA
- a CDS encoding electron transfer flavoprotein subunit alpha/FixB family protein, with translation MAEVLVLVEHAEGAPKKVTTELLTAARTLGSPAAVVLGAAGTADKLADALAAAGAEKIYVAESDDVEGFLVTPKVDVLAGLVESASPAAVLVAASAEGKEVSGRLAARIGSGLLVDVIDVKSDGSVTGSIFGGAFTVDYKATGDVPVISVRPGAVEAAPQAGAGEKVTVEVPAQEEGVTKVTSREPVAGGDRPELTEATIVVSGGRGVGSEDNFHKVVEPLADALGAAVGASRAAVDSGYYPGQFQVGQTGKTVSPQLYVALGISGAIQHRAGMQTSKTIVAVNKDEEAPIFEISDYGIVGDLFNVAPQLTEAVKTHKG, from the coding sequence ATGGCAGAAGTACTCGTGCTCGTCGAGCACGCGGAGGGTGCGCCGAAGAAGGTCACCACGGAACTCCTCACTGCCGCCCGCACGCTGGGCAGCCCGGCCGCCGTCGTGCTCGGCGCGGCCGGTACCGCCGACAAGCTCGCCGACGCCCTGGCCGCGGCCGGCGCCGAGAAGATCTACGTCGCCGAGTCCGACGACGTCGAGGGCTTCCTGGTGACCCCCAAGGTCGACGTGCTGGCCGGTCTGGTCGAGTCCGCCTCCCCCGCCGCGGTGCTGGTCGCCGCCTCCGCCGAGGGCAAGGAGGTGTCCGGTCGGCTGGCCGCGCGCATCGGCTCCGGCCTGCTGGTGGACGTCATCGACGTGAAGTCCGACGGCTCGGTCACCGGCTCCATCTTCGGTGGCGCGTTCACCGTGGACTACAAGGCCACCGGCGACGTGCCGGTGATCTCGGTCCGCCCGGGCGCCGTCGAGGCCGCCCCGCAGGCCGGCGCCGGCGAGAAGGTGACCGTCGAGGTCCCCGCGCAGGAAGAGGGCGTCACCAAGGTGACCTCCCGCGAGCCCGTCGCGGGCGGCGACCGGCCGGAACTCACCGAGGCCACCATCGTGGTCTCCGGTGGCCGCGGCGTCGGCAGTGAGGACAACTTCCACAAGGTCGTCGAGCCGCTGGCCGACGCGCTCGGCGCCGCGGTCGGCGCCTCGCGTGCCGCCGTCGACTCCGGCTACTACCCGGGCCAGTTCCAGGTCGGCCAGACCGGTAAGACGGTCTCGCCGCAGCTGTATGTCGCCCTGGGTATCTCCGGCGCGATCCAGCACCGGGCCGGCATGCAGACCTCGAAGACCATCGTCGCCGTCAACAAGGACGAAGAAGCGCCGATCTTCGAGATCAGCGACTACGGCATCGTGGGCGACCTGTTCAACGTCGCCCCGCAGCTGACCGAGGCGGTCAAGACCCACAAGGGCTGA
- a CDS encoding electron transfer flavoprotein subunit beta/FixA family protein, with protein sequence MPNIVVLIKQVPDTWSERKLTDGDYTLDREAADAILDEINERAVEEALLIKEAQGGEVTVLAMGPERATEAIRKALSMGADKAIHVKDDAIHGSDAVQTAWVLAGALGQIEGVELVIAGNEATDGRSGAVPAIIAEYLGIPQLTHLRKLSVDGEKISGERETDEGVFKLEASLPAIVSVTEKINEPRFPSFKGIMAAKKKEVQTFTLADLGIDPSTVGVGNAGSVVTAVTPKPPRTAGEKIVDEGEGGNQIAQYLVGQKVI encoded by the coding sequence ATGCCGAACATCGTCGTACTGATCAAGCAGGTTCCCGACACCTGGTCCGAGCGCAAGCTGACCGACGGTGACTACACCCTCGACCGTGAGGCCGCCGACGCGATCCTGGACGAGATCAACGAGCGCGCCGTCGAAGAGGCCTTGCTGATCAAGGAAGCCCAGGGCGGCGAGGTCACCGTCCTGGCCATGGGACCCGAACGCGCGACCGAGGCCATCCGCAAGGCGCTGTCCATGGGCGCCGACAAGGCCATCCACGTCAAGGACGACGCCATCCACGGCTCCGACGCCGTGCAGACCGCGTGGGTGCTGGCGGGTGCGCTGGGCCAGATCGAGGGCGTCGAACTGGTCATCGCCGGCAACGAGGCCACCGACGGCCGCTCCGGTGCGGTGCCGGCCATCATCGCCGAGTACCTGGGCATTCCCCAGCTCACCCACCTGCGGAAGCTGAGCGTCGACGGGGAGAAGATCTCCGGCGAGCGCGAGACCGACGAGGGCGTGTTCAAGCTCGAGGCCAGCCTCCCGGCCATCGTCTCGGTCACCGAGAAGATCAACGAGCCGCGCTTCCCGTCCTTCAAGGGCATCATGGCCGCGAAGAAGAAGGAAGTGCAGACCTTCACCCTGGCCGATCTGGGCATCGACCCGTCGACCGTCGGTGTGGGCAACGCGGGTTCCGTCGTCACCGCTGTCACCCCGAAGCCGCCGCGCACGGCGGGCGAGAAGATCGTCGACGAGGGCGAGGGCGGCAACCAGATCGCCCAGTACCTGGTCGGCCAGAAGGTCATCTGA
- a CDS encoding class I SAM-dependent methyltransferase, translating into MSEAVFSPANGESAAVDPLPLTGERTVPGVAEENYWFRRHEIVYARLLERCAGRTVLEAGSGEGYGANMIAGVATRVIGLDYDVSAVEHVRAAYPRVEMIQGNLAELPFDDESVDVVVNFQVIEHLWDQAQFLRECSRVLRPGGELLISTPNRITFSPGRDTPLNPFHTRELNAAELSELLVGAGFRVEVMTGVHHGPALAELDVKWGGSLIDAQIQRALAGEPWPAELAADVAAVRIDDFELTAEDIDASLDLVAVAVKP; encoded by the coding sequence ATGAGTGAGGCCGTTTTCTCCCCGGCGAACGGGGAGTCCGCCGCGGTGGACCCGCTACCTCTGACCGGTGAGCGGACGGTGCCGGGAGTCGCGGAGGAGAACTACTGGTTCCGCCGCCACGAGATCGTGTACGCGCGCCTGCTGGAGCGCTGCGCCGGCCGCACCGTACTGGAGGCCGGGTCGGGAGAAGGCTACGGCGCCAACATGATTGCCGGGGTGGCCACCCGGGTGATCGGGCTGGACTACGACGTGAGCGCGGTCGAGCACGTGCGCGCGGCCTATCCGCGGGTGGAGATGATCCAGGGCAACCTCGCCGAGCTGCCCTTCGACGACGAGTCGGTCGATGTGGTGGTCAATTTCCAGGTCATCGAACATCTCTGGGATCAGGCGCAATTCCTGCGCGAATGCTCGCGAGTGCTGCGTCCGGGCGGTGAACTGCTGATCAGCACGCCGAACCGGATCACCTTCTCGCCGGGGCGCGACACCCCGCTCAATCCCTTCCACACCCGCGAACTGAACGCCGCCGAACTCTCGGAGTTGTTGGTGGGCGCGGGTTTCCGGGTCGAGGTGATGACCGGCGTGCACCACGGTCCCGCACTGGCCGAACTGGATGTCAAGTGGGGTGGGTCGCTGATCGACGCGCAGATCCAGCGGGCGCTGGCCGGGGAGCCGTGGCCCGCCGAGTTGGCCGCCGACGTCGCCGCTGTGCGGATCGATGACTTCGAACTGACGGCCGAGGATATCGACGCGAGCCTCGACCTGGTCGCCGTCGCGGTGAAGCCTTGA
- a CDS encoding 1,4-alpha-glucan branching protein domain-containing protein produces the protein MTAVPGQFTLVLHSHLPWLAHHGRWPVGEEWLYQSWAASYLPLARVLRTLAAEGRSHLLSFGITPVLAAQLDDPHSLAGMHHWLGNWQLRADEAAMAGNIALGAHEHRLAAAALADFEQRWRHGGSPVWRELIDAGTIELLGGPLAHPFQPLLDPRLRAFELTEGLSDARHRWGHTPSGIWAPECGFTPGMESGYAAAGVTHFMVDGPALRGDTTLGRPVWDSDVLAFGRDLQVSYRVWSPKSGYPGHTAYRDFHHYDHATGLKPSRVTGKQVAGPDKAPYDPELADAAIRTDVEDFVRTVRERLLAESARIGRPALVVAAFDTELFGHWWHEGPQWLEQVLRALPEAGVTVGTLADARARGFVGEPVRLADSSWGSGKDWRVWAGDQVRDLVELNADIVRLTLDTMDKVRSQGHSLRDPVADQLLREAVLTVSSDWAFMVSKDSAAGYARDRAHQHAHAVREIAAAVAAGQLAKARQLAAGWYAADGLFPALDARRLAASDTEGPA, from the coding sequence TTGACCGCAGTACCCGGTCAGTTCACCCTGGTCCTGCACTCCCATCTGCCGTGGCTGGCCCATCACGGCCGCTGGCCGGTCGGCGAGGAGTGGCTGTACCAGTCCTGGGCGGCGTCCTATCTGCCCCTCGCCCGGGTACTGAGAACCCTTGCCGCCGAAGGGCGTTCGCATCTGCTGAGTTTCGGTATCACGCCGGTGCTGGCGGCGCAGCTCGACGACCCGCACAGCCTGGCGGGCATGCACCACTGGCTGGGCAACTGGCAGCTGCGCGCCGACGAGGCGGCGATGGCGGGCAATATCGCCCTCGGCGCGCACGAGCACCGGCTGGCCGCGGCGGCGCTCGCCGATTTCGAGCAGCGCTGGCGGCACGGCGGCTCGCCGGTCTGGCGCGAACTGATCGACGCCGGGACCATCGAACTGCTCGGCGGCCCGCTGGCCCATCCGTTCCAGCCGCTGCTGGATCCGCGGCTGCGCGCCTTCGAGCTGACCGAGGGCCTGTCCGACGCCCGGCACCGCTGGGGCCACACCCCGTCGGGCATCTGGGCGCCGGAATGCGGTTTCACGCCCGGTATGGAGAGCGGGTACGCGGCGGCGGGTGTGACGCATTTCATGGTCGACGGGCCCGCGCTGCGCGGCGACACCACGCTGGGCCGGCCGGTGTGGGATTCGGACGTGCTCGCGTTCGGGCGTGACCTGCAGGTCAGCTACCGGGTGTGGTCGCCGAAATCCGGATACCCGGGCCACACCGCCTACCGGGACTTCCACCACTACGACCACGCCACCGGTCTCAAGCCGAGCCGGGTCACCGGTAAGCAGGTCGCTGGCCCGGACAAGGCGCCCTACGACCCGGAGCTGGCCGACGCGGCGATCCGCACCGACGTCGAGGACTTCGTGCGCACCGTGCGGGAGCGATTGCTCGCCGAATCCGCGCGGATCGGCCGCCCCGCGCTGGTGGTGGCCGCCTTCGACACCGAATTGTTCGGGCACTGGTGGCACGAGGGTCCGCAGTGGCTCGAGCAGGTGCTGCGCGCGCTGCCCGAGGCCGGGGTCACCGTCGGGACGCTGGCCGACGCGCGGGCGCGGGGTTTCGTCGGCGAGCCGGTGCGGCTGGCGGACTCGTCGTGGGGTTCCGGCAAGGACTGGCGGGTGTGGGCCGGAGACCAGGTGCGGGATCTGGTGGAGCTGAACGCCGATATCGTCCGGCTGACCCTGGACACGATGGACAAGGTGCGGTCGCAGGGCCACAGCCTGCGCGATCCGGTGGCCGACCAGTTGCTTCGCGAGGCGGTGCTGACCGTGTCCAGCGATTGGGCGTTCATGGTCAGCAAGGACTCCGCGGCCGGTTACGCCCGCGACCGCGCGCATCAGCACGCGCACGCCGTTCGCGAGATCGCGGCCGCGGTCGCCGCCGGACAACTCGCCAAAGCCCGGCAGTTGGCGGCAGGATGGTACGCGGCCGACGGTTTGTTCCCGGCGCTCGACGCGCGCCGGCTCGCCGCGTCCGATACAGAAGGACCCGCATGA
- a CDS encoding glycosyltransferase family 4 protein translates to MKILMVSWEYPPVVVGGLGRHVHHLATELASAGHEVVVLARRPMGTDSSTHPTYTFIEDRVLVVAAAEDPPCFDFGEDMLAWTLAMGHAMVRAGIALSKPGIAEGWTPDVVHAHDWLVAHPAIALAEHYDVPLVSTIHATEAGRHSGWVSGRVNRQVHSVEWWLARDSDALITCSASMQDEVERLYGPDLSPVTVIRNGIDVGAWSFRERAPRSGPPKLLYVGRLEYEKGVQDAIAALPRIRRAHPGTTLTIAGVGTQFEWLRERARAHRVARAVNFTGRLDHTELLGWLHGADAIVLPSRYEPFGIVALEAAAAGTPLVTSNAGGLGELVIDGVTGASFAPADVNGLVDAVCAVLDDPPTAQARAHAARARLTADFAWDVVAAETIQVYQGAKRRVRNPLGRPVVVERPLPERDPNNPY, encoded by the coding sequence ATGAAGATTCTGATGGTGTCGTGGGAGTACCCGCCGGTGGTGGTCGGCGGGCTGGGCCGGCACGTGCATCACCTCGCCACCGAGCTGGCCTCCGCCGGGCACGAGGTCGTGGTGCTGGCGCGCCGCCCGATGGGGACCGACTCCTCGACCCACCCCACCTACACCTTCATCGAGGACCGGGTGCTGGTGGTCGCGGCCGCCGAGGACCCGCCGTGTTTCGACTTCGGCGAGGACATGCTGGCGTGGACGCTGGCGATGGGCCACGCGATGGTGCGGGCCGGGATCGCGCTGAGCAAGCCGGGCATCGCCGAGGGCTGGACCCCGGATGTGGTGCACGCGCACGACTGGCTGGTCGCGCATCCGGCGATCGCGCTGGCCGAGCACTACGACGTGCCGCTGGTGTCGACCATCCACGCCACCGAGGCCGGCCGGCACAGCGGCTGGGTGTCCGGCCGGGTGAACCGGCAGGTGCATTCGGTGGAGTGGTGGCTGGCCCGTGACTCCGACGCGCTCATCACCTGCTCGGCGTCGATGCAGGACGAGGTGGAGCGGCTCTACGGTCCGGATTTGTCGCCGGTGACGGTGATCCGCAACGGAATCGACGTGGGCGCGTGGAGTTTTCGCGAGCGCGCCCCGCGCTCGGGGCCGCCGAAACTGCTGTATGTCGGGCGGCTCGAGTACGAGAAGGGTGTGCAGGACGCGATCGCCGCGCTGCCGCGCATCCGCCGGGCGCATCCGGGCACCACGCTCACCATCGCCGGTGTCGGCACCCAGTTCGAATGGCTGCGCGAGCGCGCCCGCGCCCATCGGGTGGCGCGGGCGGTGAACTTCACCGGGCGCCTGGATCACACCGAACTGCTGGGCTGGCTGCACGGCGCCGACGCCATCGTGCTGCCCAGCCGCTACGAGCCGTTCGGGATCGTGGCCCTCGAGGCCGCCGCCGCGGGCACGCCGCTGGTCACCTCGAACGCGGGCGGTCTGGGTGAACTCGTCATCGACGGTGTCACCGGCGCCTCCTTCGCCCCCGCCGATGTGAACGGTCTCGTCGACGCGGTCTGCGCGGTCCTCGACGACCCGCCCACCGCCCAGGCCCGCGCGCACGCCGCCCGCGCCCGCCTCACCGCCGACTTCGCCTGGGACGTCGTCGCCGCCGAGACCATCCAGGTCTACCAGGGCGCCAAGCGCCGCGTCCGCAACCCGCTGGGCCGCCCGGTGGTCGTGGAACGTCCACTGCCGGAACGGGATCCGAACAACCCGTACTGA
- a CDS encoding PadR family transcriptional regulator, protein MAVPATRMQVPAVVRMMQPVHGYDVRRELLSWHADEWANLEQGSVYGAMKTMQRDGSIAVEGVGQDGARPERTTYRLTAEGEKVFGDLLREARCARSFARENA, encoded by the coding sequence ATGGCCGTTCCGGCGACGCGCATGCAGGTGCCGGCTGTCGTGCGCATGATGCAACCCGTGCACGGTTACGACGTGCGACGCGAACTGCTGTCCTGGCATGCCGACGAATGGGCCAACCTCGAACAGGGTTCGGTGTACGGCGCGATGAAGACCATGCAGCGCGACGGGTCGATCGCCGTCGAGGGTGTCGGGCAGGACGGCGCCCGGCCCGAACGCACGACCTATCGGCTGACCGCCGAGGGCGAGAAGGTCTTCGGCGACCTGCTGCGCGAGGCGCGCTGCGCCCGCAGCTTCGCCCGCGAGAACGCGTGA
- a CDS encoding GNAT family N-acetyltransferase produces the protein MTTMSVLTAPTRTTDTGVERPRYSLVVSSDAEHRRAAQRLRYRVFAAEPGFHIPESADGLDADRFDEHCDHLLVRDDRTDEFVGCYRMLPPHQVATAGGYYTATEFDLAAMDPEGRRIVEMGRACVVPEHRNGSTLTLMWAGILHYIQLTGYDWVMGCVSVPMQDSPGDPAGVNVRGVRDLLLRKHGGDPARRVRPYRPVVVDGRPLDELAAPARPKLPPLLRGYLRLGAEICGEPAHDPDFGVADFVALLGLETINRRYLDRLQSAANTFDER, from the coding sequence ATGACAACAATGTCCGTGCTGACAGCGCCGACCCGCACGACGGACACCGGGGTGGAGCGGCCACGGTACTCGCTGGTCGTGTCCTCCGACGCGGAGCACCGCCGGGCGGCACAGCGACTGCGCTACCGCGTCTTCGCCGCCGAGCCCGGATTCCACATTCCCGAGAGCGCCGACGGCCTGGACGCCGATCGCTTCGACGAACACTGCGACCACCTGCTGGTGCGCGACGATCGCACCGACGAGTTCGTCGGCTGCTACCGGATGTTGCCTCCGCATCAGGTCGCCACGGCGGGCGGGTACTACACCGCCACCGAATTCGACCTGGCCGCAATGGATCCCGAGGGGCGGCGGATCGTGGAGATGGGACGCGCCTGCGTGGTCCCCGAACACCGCAACGGTTCCACGCTGACACTCATGTGGGCGGGCATCCTGCACTACATCCAGCTCACCGGTTACGACTGGGTGATGGGCTGCGTGTCGGTGCCGATGCAGGACAGCCCCGGCGATCCGGCCGGTGTCAACGTGCGAGGCGTGCGGGATCTGTTGCTGCGCAAACACGGCGGCGATCCGGCCCGGCGGGTGCGGCCCTACCGCCCGGTGGTCGTGGACGGCCGCCCGCTCGACGAACTGGCGGCGCCCGCCCGCCCGAAACTTCCGCCGCTGTTGCGCGGCTACCTCCGGCTGGGTGCGGAGATCTGCGGCGAACCCGCGCACGATCCGGACTTCGGCGTCGCGGATTTCGTGGCGCTGCTGGGCCTGGAAACCATCAACCGGCGCTACCTGGACCGCCTACAGAGCGCCGCGAACACCTTCGACGAACGGTGA